In Actinomadura luteofluorescens, the sequence CGCCGGGTTGACGAAGTCGTGCCAGTAGCCGGTCAGGAAGTGCTTGGGCAGCGGCCCGGTCGCGCACCCGCTGGTCGTCCCGGTGACCGCCGTGCTCGCGGGCGACTCGCCCTTGTCGTCGTAGGCCTTGACCGTGTAGCTGTGCGTCGAGCATTTCGCGAGCCCGGCGACCGTGGCGGAGGTTCCGGTGACCGTCGCCTTCAGGTCCGAGCCCTCGTAGACGCGGTACCCGGCGGGCGTCCCGCTGCCCGCCTGCCAGGCCAGCGTCAGCGAGGTGTCGGTCCGTCCGGTGACGGTGGGCGTGCCGGGTGCGCCGAGCCCGCCCGGGGGATCGGTCGGCCCGCCCTCGCAGGGCCTGCCGTTGAACGTGCAGTTCTGCGGGCTTCCGGGACCGTTCCCGAGGAACCCGAACGTGACGGTCCCTCCGGGCGGGACGACGGCGTTGTACTCGCGGTTCTGGAACGTGCTGCGCTGGCCGTTCTTCGTCAGCAGCGCGTCCCAGTAGGACCCGACGGACGTCCCGGACGGCAGGTCGAACTCGACCCGCCACCCGTTGATCGCGGTGTCGGTGCCGTTGGTGAGCGTGAAACGTCCCTCCCATCCCGAGCCCCAGTCGGAGGGCTTGGTGAAGGTCGCGGCCGCGGTTCCGGCGGCGTGCGCGCCGGGCGCGAGGGCGAGGACGAGGAGCAGTGCGGCGAGGACGCCGAGGGCAGAGCGGGGGCGCAAGGGCTCACTCCATCGCTTGGGAAGGCTGGCGGATTCCCCCGAACCCCGAGATCGTTCACGTATTAGACAGGAAGGTTTCCTATCTATTTAGGGTCAAGGTAGCCAGCGCCCGGGACGTCGGCAAGACCCCTGTCCGGGCGCCGTTCCGTCGTCCGGCCATCACCCCAGCTCGCGAGCCGAACCAGCTGCGGCGATCTTCGAGATCGGCAACTCTCGCCGGAAGGGGCGGCGATCGACGGCGAACATCGCCAGATGACCGGACGCACCGCGCGATCTAGGCTCGCGAGGGTCCCCACCCCCCGGTCCCGTGCGAGTAAAGAATCGATCTTCCTGAACATGGTCTATTCAATATCTTGACTGATTCCAGAAAATGGGACAGTCTGGGGACGTGGCCAGCTCCTTGGACTTCCACGCGATGCTGCGTGCGGCCGCCCTGCGCGTGACCCGCCCGCGGCTGGCGGTGCTGAGCGCCGTCCACGCGCACCCGCACGCCGACACCGAGTCGGTCATCGGCGCCGTGCGCGGGGATCTTCCGAAGGTGTCCCACCAGGCGGTCTACGACTCGCTGCGCGCGCTGACGGCGGCGGGCCTGCTGCGGCGCATCCAGCCGTCCGGCTCCGTGGCCCGCTACGAGTCGCGGACCGGGGACAACCACCACCACGTCGTCTGCCGCTCGTGCGGGGCCATCGCCGACGTCGACTGCGCCGAGGGCGAGGCGCCCTGCCTGACGGCCTCCGACGACCGCGGCTACCTGATCGACGAGGCAGAGGTCGTCTACTGGGGCCTCTGCCCCGCCTGCTCAACCGCCCACAGTTCCTGATTCACCCACGGTCGCCCTGGAAGGAATCACATGTCTGAGAACAACGAAACCGCCGCCGGCGGCGGCTGCCCGGTCGCGCACGACCGCGCTCCCCACCCGACCCAGGGTGGCGGCAACCGCGGCTGGTGGCCGGAACGGCTCAACCTGAAGCTGCTCGCCAAGAACCCGCCCATGGCCAACCCGCTGGGCGAGGACTTCAACTACGCCGAGGCGTTCGAGAGCCTCGACCTCACCGCGGTGAAGCAGGACATCGCGCACGTCCTCACGGACTCGCAGGACTGGTGGCCCGCCGACTTCGGCAACTACGGGCCACTGATCATCCGTATGGCGTGGCACAGCGCGGGCACCTACCGCGTCAGCGACGGCCGCGGCGGCGCCGGCGCCGGCCAGCAGCGCTTCGCGCCCCTCAACAGCTGGCCGGACAACGCGAGCCTCGACAAGGCCCGCCGCGTGCTCTGGCCGGTCAAGAAGAAGTACGGCCGCAAGATCTCCTGGGCCGACCTGATGATCCTGGCCGGCAACGTCGCCCTGGAGACGATGGGCCTGAAGACCTTCGGCTTCGCCGGGGGCCGCCGGGACGCCTGGGAGGCCGAGGAGGACGTCTTCTGGGGGCCCGAGACCGCCTGGCTGGACGACGAGCGCTACAGCGGCGAGCGCGAGCTGGAGAAGCCCCTGGCCGCGGTGCAGATGGGCCTCATCTACGTCAACCCGGAGGGCCCGAACGGCAAGCCGGACCCGGTCGCCGCGGCGCGCGACATCCGCGAGACGTTCGGCCGCATGGCGATGAACGACGAGGAGACCGTCGCGCTGATCGCCGGCGGCCACACCTTCGGCAAGACGCACGGCGCGGCGCCGGCCGACAGCATCGGCGCCGAGCCCGAGGCCGCCCCGCTGGAGGACATGGGCCTCGGCTGGAAGGGCACGCACGGCAGCGGCAAGGGCCGTGACTCCTACACCAGCGGCCTCGAGGTCACCTGGACGCCCACCCCGACCACCTGGGACAACACCTTCTTCGAGGTGCTCTTCGGGTACGAGTGGGAACTGACCGAGAGCCCCGCCGGGGCGAACCAGTGGCGGCCGAAGGACGGCGCGGGGGCCAACACCGTTCCGGACCCCGAGGACGGCACGCTCAACCGGCAGCCGATGATGCTGACGACCGACCTGTCGCTGCGCTTCGACCCGATCTACGAGCCGATCTCGCGGCGCTTCATGGAGAACCCGGAGGAGTTCGCCGACGCGTTCGCCCGCGCCTGGTTCAAGCTGACCCACCGCGACATGGGCCCGGTCTCGCGCTACCTCGGCCCCGAGATCCCGTCCGAGTCGCTGGTGTGGCAGGACCCGGTCCCGGCGGTGGACCACGAGCTCGTCGGCGCGCAGGACGTCGCGGAGCTCAAGCGCCGCCTGCTGGACTCCGGCCTGTCGGTCGCCCAGCTCGTCACCACCGCGTGGGCGTCGGCCGCCTCGTTCCGCGGCACCGACAAGCGCGGCGGCGCCAACGGCGCCCGCATCCGGCTGGAGCCGCAGCGCAGCTGGGAGGTCAACAACCCCGACGCGCTGCGCGGCGTGCTGCGCACCCTGGAGCAGGTGCGGGAGGCGTTCAACGGCGAGCAGACCGGCGGCAAGCGCATCTCCATCGCGGACCTGATCGTGCTCGGCGGCTGCGCCGGGGTCGAGCAGGCCGCCAAGGCCGCCGGGTACGACGTCGAGGTGCCCTTCACGCCGGGGCGGACCGACGCCTCCCAGGAGGAGACCGACGTCGAGTCCTTCGAGGTGATGGAGCCGACGCACGACGGGTTCCGCAACTTCCTCCAGAAGGGCAA encodes:
- the katG gene encoding catalase/peroxidase HPI, whose amino-acid sequence is MSENNETAAGGGCPVAHDRAPHPTQGGGNRGWWPERLNLKLLAKNPPMANPLGEDFNYAEAFESLDLTAVKQDIAHVLTDSQDWWPADFGNYGPLIIRMAWHSAGTYRVSDGRGGAGAGQQRFAPLNSWPDNASLDKARRVLWPVKKKYGRKISWADLMILAGNVALETMGLKTFGFAGGRRDAWEAEEDVFWGPETAWLDDERYSGERELEKPLAAVQMGLIYVNPEGPNGKPDPVAAARDIRETFGRMAMNDEETVALIAGGHTFGKTHGAAPADSIGAEPEAAPLEDMGLGWKGTHGSGKGRDSYTSGLEVTWTPTPTTWDNTFFEVLFGYEWELTESPAGANQWRPKDGAGANTVPDPEDGTLNRQPMMLTTDLSLRFDPIYEPISRRFMENPEEFADAFARAWFKLTHRDMGPVSRYLGPEIPSESLVWQDPVPAVDHELVGAQDVAELKRRLLDSGLSVAQLVTTAWASAASFRGTDKRGGANGARIRLEPQRSWEVNNPDALRGVLRTLEQVREAFNGEQTGGKRISIADLIVLGGCAGVEQAAKAAGYDVEVPFTPGRTDASQEETDVESFEVMEPTHDGFRNFLQKGNVLPGEFLLVDRANLLTLTAPEMTVLVGGLRVIGANYDGSSLGVLTDRPGALTTDFFVNLLDMGTVWKGTGEDPMTSEAFEGRDASGALKWTGSRADLVFGANSELRAVTEVYASDDAGEKFVHDFVAAWDKVMNLDRYDLT
- a CDS encoding Fur family transcriptional regulator, whose product is MLRAAALRVTRPRLAVLSAVHAHPHADTESVIGAVRGDLPKVSHQAVYDSLRALTAAGLLRRIQPSGSVARYESRTGDNHHHVVCRSCGAIADVDCAEGEAPCLTASDDRGYLIDEAEVVYWGLCPACSTAHSS